DNA from Aliarcobacter skirrowii CCUG 10374:
GCATTACTTCCACCACCAACACAAGCTGCTATTGCATCTGGAAGTTTTCCAGTCATCTCTAAAAACTGCTCTTTAGCTTCAATTCCCACTACACTTTGGAAATCTCTTACCATCTTTGGAAATGGATGAGGACCAACTACACTTCCAATTGCAAACATAGAGTTTTTTGTATCACTTAAATAGCTCTCAAAAGCACTATCAACTGCCTCTTTTAAAGTTTTTAATCCTTTTGACACAGGCACAACTTTTGCTCCAAGAATTTTCATTTTTACAACATTTGGATGCTCTTTTTTAATATCAACTTCACCCATGTGAATTTCACACTCTAATCCAAAATATGCTGCAGCAGTTGCAAGTGCAACACCATGTTGCCCAGCACCTGTTTCAGCTATTAATTTTTTCTTACCCAAATATTTTGCTAGTAGTGCTTCAGCCATACAGTGATTTAATTTATGAGCCCCTGTATGATTCAAATCCTCTCTTTTAAGATAAATTCTAGCTCCATCTATTGACTCAGAAAGATTTTTACAATATGTAATTGGAGTTGGTCTTCCTTGATAATATTTTCTAATCTTTTTTAACTCATTTAGAAATTCAAAATCATTTGATAGCTTTTTATAAGCCTCATTTATCTCATTAAATGGCTCTTCAAGTTGTGGTGGGATAAAAGATCCTCCAAATTTACCAAAAAACCCATTTTCATCTGGAAAAGTTTGTAAATATGGTCTATTTCTTTGCATATTAAGTACCTTTAAAATAAAATACAAAAATATATCATATTTTAAATAATTTTAGGGGTTTATATGAGAGTAGTTTTTTTTGGTTTAGGTGCGGTTTCAAGTGTTATGGCAACACTTTTTGATGAACTTTCAAATAAAAGTGAAAATAGTTTTGTAGATTTTTTATTTATAGTGCGAGACAAAAGAAGAGCAAAAAAACATCTATTTAAAAATAGCAAGCTTTTAAATAAATCAGATTTTTTAGAAGTATCAAACTTTGAAGAGATTTTTTCAAATCCAGAAAAATATAAAAAAGAGTTAAAAAATTTTGATATCTTTATAAATAGCTCAACTCCTTCTTATAATTTAAATATTATGAAACTTGCAATTGAGTTTAATACAAACTATGCTGATTTGGCAAGTGATATTTACAAAAATGAAGTTATAAACTCTTTAAAATTTGAGCAACAATCACTTGAAGATGAGTTAAAAAGTAAAAATCTATTTGCACTTATAAACCTAGGAATATCTCCTGGAATAACAAATTTTTTAATAGGCGAAAAAATTGACTCTTTGTCATCTTTACCACACAATATAAAAATCACAAAAATAGAGATAAATCTGCTAGAAGAGATACAATCAAAAAAACTAATCTTTTCATGGTCACCAAAAGTTGCTATTGATGAACTTACATTCTCACCAATATTTTTTAAAAACAATAAAATAAAACAGCTCGCACCATTTGCAAAATCAAAACCATATAAGTTTCCATATTTTAGAAATATTGTAGATGTTTATCCAGTATTTCAAGAGGAGCTTATATCTTTAAAACAAAGTTTTCCTAATATAAAAAATATTAGATTAAATATTGGTGGAAATGAGCTTGAACTTATGAAAAGTCTATACCAACTAAACCTTTTCTCAAATACATATTGCTTTGAAGACAAAGAGGAAAAAATATCAATAAATAAGATAATCAAAAACATAATTCCAAAGATGAAAAGTCCTGAAGTAATAGAGGATTATATAAAAAAGAAGACTATAAAATATGCAGAGTTTAGTGCAATAGCTGATATATATTTAGAGATAAAAACAAAAGATGATAAAAAAATAAAAAGTATAGAATCAATTGGTCTATCTTTTAGTAAATATACAGAGCTTATAAATAGCCCTTTTTCTGGCTCTACATATATTTCATATGCTACAGGAGTTGCAGCTGGAATTTTAATCTTCTATTCACTTTTAAACAAAAAATATCTAAAAGGTGTAGTTTTAAGTGAAAATCTTCCAAAAATATTTGGTGGTTTTACAAATGATATTATTAAAAGAGAGCTAAACAACTATAAAATCAATCTAATAAGTCAAATTAAATAAAAATAAGATAAAATTATAACTTTTATAAAAGATTATAATTGTAAAGAGATTTTTATGCAAAAAGATATTTTTAGACCATTTTTAAATGAAAATGTAGATATTTTAAACTATTTAAGATACAACACAATTGGAAAAAACAAAGAGAAATACTTTGATTTTACAGCCTCAGGTTTAGGTTTTAGACCAATAGAGAATCGAATACATGAAGTTTTAGAATACTACGCAAATACTCACTCAAAAGAGAGTACAAATGCAAAAATTACTACAAAATATTATGAAGGTGCAAAACAAAGCCTTAGAAACTCTTTAGCTCTTGATGATGATTTTGTAGTTTTACCAAGTGGTTTTGGAGCAACAGCAGCTATAAAAAAACTTCAAGAGATTTTAGGAGTTTATATTCCACCAAAAACTAAAGAGAGGTTAAAACAAAAAGGATTAAAAGATATTAAAAAATCTATGCCTTTGGTAATTGTAGGACCTTATGAACACCACTCAAATGAGATATCATTTAGAGAATCACTAGCTCTTACAAAGAGAGTAAAACTTACAAGTGAAGGATTAATTGATTTAAAACACCTTGAAAAGATACTTGAAAAAAATAAAAATAGAGAGATTATTGGTTCTTTTACAATTGCTTCAAATGTTACAGGAATAATTACTTGCTATAAAAAAGTTTCAAAGTTATTGCGAAAATATAATGCGACTGTATGTTTTGATGCAGCAGCTTCAAGCTCTTATATGAATATTCCTTGCAAATATTATGATGCACTCTATTTATCACCGCATAAACTTTTGGGTGGAGTTGGATCTTGTGGTATTTTAATTGTAAAAAAATCTTTAGTAGATACAAAACTTCCACCAACATTTTGTGGTGGTGGAACTGTAAAATATGTGAATAAATCTATTCAAATATATGAAGATGATATAGAGACTAGAGAAGATGCAGGAACACCACCTATTACTCAACTAATAAGAGCAGCTTTAGCTTATCAACTTAGAAATGAGATTGGATTAGAGTTTATAAAAAACAAAAAAGAGGAGCTTTTAAGCTATTTGTTAAAAGAGCTTGAGGGTATTGATGATTTATTAATTTATGGTGTAAAAGATGCCCCAAATATTGGTATTGTATCTTTTAATATAAAAGATTTTAATCCTTATTTACTTTGTGAAAATCTTGCAAATAAAAAGAACTTCCAAACAAGAGCTGGCTGTTCTTGTGCTGGACCTTATGGACATGATTTACTGGGACTTAAAAAAGTATCTATGAAAAATCGACCAGGATGGCTTAGAGTTGGTGTTCATTTTACACAAACAAAAGATGAGATAAAAGCTTTGGTTGATGAGATTAAAAAGTTTTTAAAATAGTTTAACTATTTTAAAACCTATAATTTATAGTTGCATAAAAATCAATAACTCTATCGAGCTTATATTTTACATCAGCACCATTCTCTTTATAATTTTTATCTATATCATATTTTGTAAATTTAGTCCCAATCTCTAACTCTAAATTATGAGCAATATCATTTAAAATTCCAAATTGAGCTCCATATACAAAATCTGTTGCATTTGAGCCTTCAAGATTTTTTTTCTCAACATTTGTAAATCCTAAATGTGCTCCTAAAAATAGCTTTGACCTACTATAATCTATTGGCAATATATAATCAAAAGCACCAAGAAAAGTGTTTATTCTTGTTTCGCTTAAATATGATGGATTATAAATAAATGAAACTCTTCTAAAATCCTCTATCACAACTCCAGCTTTTAAAATAAGCAAAGTAGATGTATCCGTACCATCTTCATTTTTGCTTCCACCTTTTTCACTCTGTTTTACAAAACCAAGTCCTGTACCAACTCCTACAAAAGTATCTGTATTAAAACTCATAGCAGAAGAGTTCATAGCAAAAAAGATTATAAAACTTGAAATTATTTTTTTAAACATATCTATCTCTTTTTATTAAAATTTAGCAAAGATTATATTTATTTGTTTGTTATATAAAGGTTAAATTATATATTTGATTAACTCTTTATTTAAATACTATTAATCAAATATATTTATAATTTCTTCATGAGTTTTGTGATTTTTTTCTCAGTTTATCTGATAGCCTTCTCTTTTCAAACCTATATAATTAAAAAACGGTTTATCGATAAACTAGATTTTAAACATAAAACTAGGAAGTATTTTAGCTTTGTATTATATTTAACATTTTTTGGTGCTCTTTTGTACCCACTTGCTAGATACTTTCCACTAGTGCCAAACTGGCTCTATTTTCTCCTTTCCTTACCAATTGGGGTGATATTTCTAACATTTATTATCACTTTATTTCATGACCTCATCTCAATTGGTTTCAAAAAATCAAAACTATCAACAAAAAGACGAAACTTTTTCAAAAAAACACTTGATATTGGTGCAACATCACTTATTTTGGCGACAAATCTAAAAGCCATGGATAATGCTAGAAATATTGAGTTAGAAGTTGTAGATGTAAAGATTAAAAATCTAAAAAAACCATATAAAATAGTTCAAATAAGCGATATACATATTGGTGGATTGATTGATAAAGATTTTATAAAAGATTTAGTAGCAAAGATAAATATTTTAACACCCGATATTGTTGTAATAACTGGTGACTTAGTGGATACCAAACTAAAGTTTGCAAAAGCTGCTTTAGATGAGTTAAAAAATATAAATACAGTTTATGGAACATACTTTATAGTTGGAAATCATGAGTATTTTCATGGAGTTAAACCAATAATTGATTATGTAAACTCTTTAGGAATAAAAACTTTAGAGAATGAAAATGTCTATATTGGAGAAGAAAATCAAGGTTTTTATTTAGCTGGAGTTTATGATAGATTTGGTTTTAGATATGGCTCATATATTCCAGATATAAACAAAGCTTTAGAAAATTGCGAAAACCATCCAACAGTTCTTTTAGCTCATCAACCAAAATATATAAACTCTTTGGAAGATACACAAAATATTGATTTGATTTTATGTGGACACACTCACGGTGGTCAGATTTTTCCATTTAATTTTTTAGTAAAACTTGAACAACCTTATGTAAAAGGTTTAAATACTCACAATGAGTACACGCAAGTTTATGTAAATAAAGGAACTGGATTTTGGGGACCACCAATGAGATTGGGGGCTAGCAGCGAGATAACTATCCTTAATCTTATAGGATAGTTTTTAAAATCTCCTCTATTTTTGTTGGATTTGAGAAGTGATCAATTTTTGATACAAATTTTCCATCTTTATCAAAAATATAGATATATGAAGTGTGAGCAACAGAGTAATCCATAGCAGAACCCTCTAAAACAACTTTTTCATAATATGAACCATATCTTTTTGTAAGATCATCTATATACTCTTTATTTGAAGTTGCTCCAATAAAATTTTTGTGAAAATATTTTGCATAGTTTTTTATATTTTCTAAACTATCTCTTTGTGGATCAACACTTACAAAAATTCCAACAAAATCTTCGATTTGTGAACTATCAAATTTATTTAAAGCAAATGCCAAAGAGCTTAAAGATGTAGGGCAAACATCAGGACAAAATGTATATCCAAAATATAAAGCTACAACTTTCCCTTTAAAATCATCTTTAGATATTTTGCCATCGTGAGTATCTAAAATAAAATCGTAGTTTTTTCTCTCTTTATAATCATCTACATAAGGTTTTAAAATAACTATTAAAATAACAGATACCAAAAAAATAGCTAAAATCTTAAATAAAAATTTCATTTTTATATCCTCGTTTCAAACTGAAATCTTGCACCAATAGAGTGTGTAGTTTTATCTACTATTATATCTGCATTCCACTTCATATTATCAACATAACATGTAGGTAAAGTTCCAATAGCTTCATAATTTCCATCTCCTAAGTTTTTAATATCCAAAAAATACTCTCCCATATACATAGTTGTTGAATAGATATTTAAAGTTAAGTTTTTTAGGTTTGGATTATTACTTTTTATAGAAAATGTAATCTCTTTCATAAGTGGAATCTCTTTTGGATCAACACTTAAAATAAACTCCGTACCATCTTGAATTACAATTTTGCAAGGCTCTTTTTTTAGGTTGCAAGAGCTATCTTGAGTTACATAATCAACATCTCCTTTAAATGATTGAATAAGTTGATTAAAATCGATTAGAAAATATGTGCCTACAATAAAAAGTACAACAACTATTGAGATTATTGTACTTTTTAGACTATTGTTTTGTTTTTCCATAAATATTAGTGGTGTTTCATTCCACTCATTACAGATTTAACATCTGTAACAACTTTTTGTTTTGAACCATTGTTAAACTCTAATTCAATCTCAACTTTATCTCCAACATTTAAAGAGTTATGAAGTCCTATTAACATAATGTGTAAACCACCTGGTTTTAAAACAGTTGTACTTTTTGCTTTTATATCAATTTGAGGAATCTCATACATAGTCATAACACCATTTTTCATATCATGAGTATGAAGTTCAACAACATTTGCTACATTTGAAGTAGCTTTTACAATTGCCACATCTTTGTTTGATCTATTTTCCAAAACCATAAAAGCGGCACTATTTTTCATATTTGGTGGAGTAGCTCTTGCATAAGCATCTTTTACTTCAATAGTTGAAGCCGTTAGAAATGTTGTTGCTAGTGAGATTAGAAGTAGAATTTTTTTCATATTAACACCTTTTTTTCTTTGAATAGTATTAAAGAAGTGTTAATTTAATGTTAATTTTGTAAAAAATTACATCATTGAACATGGACTCATTCCTGTTTTAAAAAATCTTGCTGTTACAGTGTCCATTGATTTTATATGATTTATAAGCCAATTTACTAAATCATATTCAATATAGTTTTTTAAACTTTTTATATCTTTGTTTTGATAGAAATCTTCCCAAACCTCTTTTATCTCTTTTATATTTTTATCATGTTCACCTTTGTGAAAAGGGTAAGCAAAAAAACCTCTTTTTTGCATCTCATCCTCTTCTGTTTTAAAGTGATTAACTGTATGGTTTATCCAAGATAAATACGATTTTTTTAGATTCTGTAAATTATCATTTGAGTTGTTTTTTTCATACACTAAAACATCTTCATAGATTTTATTTATCAAATCTACATCTTCAAAATGTGTATTATTCATAAAATCTTCATCAACCAAAGGCAGACTATTTTTATCTATTAGCATATTCTCTCCTTAAAATTAAAATCTAATTTTACATAATAAATAAAAAAGAGGTGTTGATAAACATCAATTAAATCCCAGCTCCATTTTCAAAACTTCTTAATTTTCTAGTTCTAATTCCTAAAATATCACCTTTTTGAATCTTTTTATTACTAAATTCATAGTGTGGCATCTCAACTAAAACAACTCTTTTTTCATCATTTAAATATGTAAGTTCAACTTTTACAAAAGAACCAGCAAGTTGAATATATTTTATTTTTGCATGAATTATTGCTTCACTATCATTTATATCTACAATTTCCAATTCATGAGGACGAATAAGATACTTATTATCTGTTGTATCTTCTATATTAGCACCATCTTCTATCTCTCTTGCGTGAAATAGATTTACATTTCCTAAAAAGTTTATTACAAACTCATTTTTAGGATTATGAAATACTTCTTCAGGAGTTCCTATTTGCTCAATTTTCCCTTTGTTTATTACAACAATTCTATTTGCAACTTCAAGCGCTTCTTCTTGGTCATGAGTTACCAAAATAGTTGTAATTCCAAGCTCCTCTTGAAGCTCTTTTAACCATCTTCTTAAATCAGTTCGCACCTTTGCATCAAGCGCACCAAAAGGTTCATCAAGTAATAATACTTTTGGCTCAACTGCCAAAGCTCTTGCCAAAGCGACTCTTTGTCTCTGACCACCTGAAAGTTGCCAAGGAAATCTTGAAGCAAAGCCATCAAGTT
Protein-coding regions in this window:
- a CDS encoding sulfate/molybdate ABC transporter ATP-binding protein; translated protein: MKIEVKNLTKYFGNFKALENINLDIVEGELLALLGPSGSGKTTLLRMIAGLETVDSIDKGEILFNNIDVAKKDIKDRDIGFVFQHYALFRHMTVFENIAFGLRVKPKKQRLSNKEIEEKVTKLLKLIQLDGFASRFPWQLSGGQRQRVALARALAVEPKVLLLDEPFGALDAKVRTDLRRWLKELQEELGITTILVTHDQEEALEVANRIVVINKGKIEQIGTPEEVFHNPKNEFVINFLGNVNLFHAREIEDGANIEDTTDNKYLIRPHELEIVDINDSEAIIHAKIKYIQLAGSFVKVELTYLNDEKRVVLVEMPHYEFSNKKIQKGDILGIRTRKLRSFENGAGI
- a CDS encoding aminotransferase class V-fold PLP-dependent enzyme; this encodes MQKDIFRPFLNENVDILNYLRYNTIGKNKEKYFDFTASGLGFRPIENRIHEVLEYYANTHSKESTNAKITTKYYEGAKQSLRNSLALDDDFVVLPSGFGATAAIKKLQEILGVYIPPKTKERLKQKGLKDIKKSMPLVIVGPYEHHSNEISFRESLALTKRVKLTSEGLIDLKHLEKILEKNKNREIIGSFTIASNVTGIITCYKKVSKLLRKYNATVCFDAAASSSYMNIPCKYYDALYLSPHKLLGGVGSCGILIVKKSLVDTKLPPTFCGGGTVKYVNKSIQIYEDDIETREDAGTPPITQLIRAALAYQLRNEIGLEFIKNKKEELLSYLLKELEGIDDLLIYGVKDAPNIGIVSFNIKDFNPYLLCENLANKKNFQTRAGCSCAGPYGHDLLGLKKVSMKNRPGWLRVGVHFTQTKDEIKALVDEIKKFLK
- a CDS encoding hemerythrin family protein codes for the protein MLIDKNSLPLVDEDFMNNTHFEDVDLINKIYEDVLVYEKNNSNDNLQNLKKSYLSWINHTVNHFKTEEDEMQKRGFFAYPFHKGEHDKNIKEIKEVWEDFYQNKDIKSLKNYIEYDLVNWLINHIKSMDTVTARFFKTGMSPCSMM
- a CDS encoding saccharopine dehydrogenase C-terminal domain-containing protein, with protein sequence MRVVFFGLGAVSSVMATLFDELSNKSENSFVDFLFIVRDKRRAKKHLFKNSKLLNKSDFLEVSNFEEIFSNPEKYKKELKNFDIFINSSTPSYNLNIMKLAIEFNTNYADLASDIYKNEVINSLKFEQQSLEDELKSKNLFALINLGISPGITNFLIGEKIDSLSSLPHNIKITKIEINLLEEIQSKKLIFSWSPKVAIDELTFSPIFFKNNKIKQLAPFAKSKPYKFPYFRNIVDVYPVFQEELISLKQSFPNIKNIRLNIGGNELELMKSLYQLNLFSNTYCFEDKEEKISINKIIKNIIPKMKSPEVIEDYIKKKTIKYAEFSAIADIYLEIKTKDDKKIKSIESIGLSFSKYTELINSPFSGSTYISYATGVAAGILIFYSLLNKKYLKGVVLSENLPKIFGGFTNDIIKRELNNYKINLISQIK
- a CDS encoding copper chaperone PCu(A)C — encoded protein: MKKILLLISLATTFLTASTIEVKDAYARATPPNMKNSAAFMVLENRSNKDVAIVKATSNVANVVELHTHDMKNGVMTMYEIPQIDIKAKSTTVLKPGGLHIMLIGLHNSLNVGDKVEIELEFNNGSKQKVVTDVKSVMSGMKHH
- a CDS encoding SCO family protein gives rise to the protein MKFLFKILAIFLVSVILIVILKPYVDDYKERKNYDFILDTHDGKISKDDFKGKVVALYFGYTFCPDVCPTSLSSLAFALNKFDSSQIEDFVGIFVSVDPQRDSLENIKNYAKYFHKNFIGATSNKEYIDDLTKRYGSYYEKVVLEGSAMDYSVAHTSYIYIFDKDGKFVSKIDHFSNPTKIEEILKTIL
- the trpB gene encoding tryptophan synthase subunit beta is translated as MQRNRPYLQTFPDENGFFGKFGGSFIPPQLEEPFNEINEAYKKLSNDFEFLNELKKIRKYYQGRPTPITYCKNLSESIDGARIYLKREDLNHTGAHKLNHCMAEALLAKYLGKKKLIAETGAGQHGVALATAAAYFGLECEIHMGEVDIKKEHPNVVKMKILGAKVVPVSKGLKTLKEAVDSAFESYLSDTKNSMFAIGSVVGPHPFPKMVRDFQSVVGIEAKEQFLEMTGKLPDAIAACVGGGSNAMGIFSAFIEDSVDLYAIEPAGKGSKLGEHSASITYGKEGVMHGFNSIMLSDENGEPAAVHSIASGIDYPSVGPEHAYLSSIKRTKVGLCSDEESIEAFYTLSRSEGIIPALESAHAVAFAMKWAKEKENFGKSILVNLSGRGEKDIDFIIENYPRV
- a CDS encoding metallophosphoesterase encodes the protein MIFLTFIITLFHDLISIGFKKSKLSTKRRNFFKKTLDIGATSLILATNLKAMDNARNIELEVVDVKIKNLKKPYKIVQISDIHIGGLIDKDFIKDLVAKINILTPDIVVITGDLVDTKLKFAKAALDELKNINTVYGTYFIVGNHEYFHGVKPIIDYVNSLGIKTLENENVYIGEENQGFYLAGVYDRFGFRYGSYIPDINKALENCENHPTVLLAHQPKYINSLEDTQNIDLILCGHTHGGQIFPFNFLVKLEQPYVKGLNTHNEYTQVYVNKGTGFWGPPMRLGASSEITILNLIG